In Vespula pensylvanica isolate Volc-1 chromosome 2, ASM1446617v1, whole genome shotgun sequence, the genomic window aattttataaccacactatatataattattgacgcttaatattgaaataaattgaatataatactttatacatatctatattatatctcACACGAAAGcagatatagaagaaaaaattattaaaaaaagaaaaaaaatattacaagccaatcaaaattttttttttaaagcgcgttactagaaaaaaaaaattagaaaaaagattaggaattaagaaaaatagatattacaaaacccacaaaaaaaaaacaatataattcgTTAGAGCGTAatcacacacacgcgcgcacacacacacacatatatatatatacatatacatatatttatacatatatatatatatatatatacacacacacacgatctatataaaattatcttttttacgtCGATTTCatcttcaattattttttttttctttttgttgaaataaaagttttatcaaTTATGCTAATTAATGATTGTAACGATGTGGTGATGTATCATGCAACAAGCAAAGAGAAAGTCGACTTTTAACAAAGCTAAATATTATCAGACTTGTTcacatatttgtttatttatatgatttctAGCATTAATACGCGCATTACATAAATCGAAGCTTActcaaatataaatacacatcTATTTGAAGTCAACTTTCTATTTCTCAAATGAATCGAATCGCAATGTATTAGATAACTaaactaaaaattaaaaattacatatttcaatTCGGAGATAATTGCcgagtaaaaagtaaaaaaatgtacgaCAAATATCTCTAGATGTCTCATCTAAGAAGCAAAATAGAAACATaacaaaatgatattaaatacttaaatattaaaattatttgcttTTGCAAAAAATAGAAGTGTAAAACTTTAAAGAAGTATATGGGAAACATTATCTAAAGGATGTATAGTAATCGTACGACcgcgatatatatgtacatatacattgcgcgtttattatttattaatatattgttatacttaatattatagtatttatatttatatatatatatttatttatatatttatagcatTATTTGGAcgatgcatatgtatatacgcggTATACTGCAAGTTAAGGTATAACCGACAAAAAAATGATCACCAATTTAAAAACGATTCACGTCAACGTGACATTAAAAATAGCAAGGAGTTACGAAAATCTTTAACGCTACTTGTAGCTTAACAAGCATAATATCATAGCGTATATATACTCTATAGAAACTAATGCATAATCAAATCAATATCAACGGCgccgatataatttatagtcATCGTAGTCAATAGACAAGAATACCTAATAATAGCTAAATTTctatcttcatttctttttttctctttttttctttttacatgtGTAATTAAGATCTCGAACGTTTATTAAGCTAAAAAACATTCATTCTTTTCCGCTTCtagttatttttaaacaagCAATCACCACTTTTTCCGATTGTACCCTTTTTCACAGAATACCCAgtaaatatgtatgcatatgtggaaatatatatacatacacacatatgtgtacattatatatatatatatatatatttatttatatatatatatatttgtatattcagGTTTACCTCAAGGTATTccgatatttcataatttatacgaaaaagcagataacatatatataccacgCTGCACGGTACGTCTATTTGTCTGTAATATAGATTACTGTGACTTATCGACGCCCTATTAGcagatatttcattatatgaaaaatatttgaaaacagTGTTAAAAAAAGCAATTTATGCTCTTATATTTCTGGTAGTGTCATTACATTGTCGCATTGTATGTATCCGGCAGTTCGTAacacatttataaaattatcattcttaccagaaaaatgatatatataattaactagttacatataattacaaattagttaaaaataatttttgttttttttttgcttttttttttgtttttttaaataattacaaaaaattacacTGATGACATGCAACACTCTTCCAACATAAAACGTATTCACAAAAGATCTAAAAGTTGTAAAATTAGTATGCTATCTAATACAACTTCCAAAgccaaatatataaaagatacttCACGTTAAATTGCATGTGGACTATTAACttgaattaaaagattttaatctGAGAAAGTATCTATCTTGGAATGTCATAATGCTGTAAACAAattctatatacattatttaaactATAACTGCCtaagttattcttttttcgcaCAATCATGTGCACATCAGATCCAAGATTTATGTTTTTCTCACAATAATGCATATTACGTTACACATGCATTATTGTACATGCaatagatttgtttttttcataaaaataatacgaataaacaTCTTCTCATACAATAACGACGTCCAAATGCTTTACCAGAATTATAAGtgcaagtaataaaaaaaaaaaaaaagagagagagagagagagagagagagaaagaaaaagaaaaagaaaaaaagaaatcctagACGCTTTACGAAAGCTGATAAACAATTATATCTCAGGCtgggataaaagaaataaattatatacagcTGGTACCCGGAACCTTGCATGAATTCAATTACTTTCATCGAACTAATATAGGATAGAATTTGACGGTAGAACCGTCAAAGATACTGTCTGCTTACTATTAGAATCGCGAACACGCAGAGCTCTGatgtaaatattgtaaaatacaaCGGCATGCTTCTGGTCATGAAAGTTgcattaattttgtttcagTTTTGTAAAGTCAATCTCGGCATAACTGAAACCTTCCTGAACAGATGCGGGCGATACGGGTGCCACGTTAGCAAGTTCTGGTAGATCCAAGCTAGCATAATGCAAAACAGTTGCACCAGGTTGTAGTTTCTCGTAACCCTCATTATCCAGAGGACTAGGCGTGGGAGTTGGAGTAGACGTGGGCGTTTGTATCGGCGTTTCGTCAATGAATTTTGGCGATGATGATTTTTGTTGCAGCACAGCAGTTTTAAAACTTGATAACGTCGGACTAGTATTAGGTGACGCAGTAACTAATCGTGGCTTCGATACCGTAAGATCggcaaatttttttgttaatgaaCTCAACGAGCATTCTTGTGATGATAACGAGTTTGATATAATCCGTGTTGGATCTGTGCTAGGACTAGGTGGTTCGTCGTTAATGATTTTTGATAGTGAATTATTTGTATCCGCCATCGAAACAGTATTAACGTTGTTAACTTTTTTCATCGTATTATCAATCGTCGTATCATAATCATTATTCTTCGAGTCATTCATATCCATCCTTGAAGAGTCATCAGGTTTTTGCGTAAATGGTTTTATAGGAGATTGAGGACTATtcaaagaaaagggaaaaatagtAGCCGATGAGCCAGTAGGCGTAGCGCGCGGAGGAGAAGCTGGTGTACTCGCTAGACTTTCCGATGTTGGGCTGCCGTTAAGAGGTAAGAAACTGGGAGTTTTTGACGGTTTACTTCCAGCTTGAATGGCGATTGGCTGAGAACGTGATTTTTCCTTGCGACTATTGACCCGTACTCTTCGGTTGTTCCGTCCAATCATGCCCatacttatattaatataatcttgTTCTAAACTTGGCCTAGCCTTAAAAGACATTTCTACGTATCCTTCAGGAGGTCGTCTAGGCTGAGGTAAATCAACCGGAGCTGTTCTTGCACCGCctttaaaaataacgatatattatgatataacaTAAAGTAAAATCAGATCTCCGCTGTTTACAATGAATTCTCATATCTTAAGTTATCTACCTGGTGGACCGTTCGTTTGAATGCAGTCTTCCTGCATAGGAGATGGAATTTGTTTGGGACTTGCGCCTGATAGTGACCAATCCTCCATATTACCGtccattttcatatataaaccCTCTGCTTCTTCCACCGGTTTTAAGGTCGTTATGACGGGTTTGTGTGTAGAAGCCGAAGATGATACATGAATGTGACTATGGTTCTGATTGGCAGTGAtagaattattgttattattacgattgatctgcaaagaaaacaatgttttaaaaaatgtgaaaaatattcgagacaaataatagttattaaataaagtttATACGCTTGAAACATGAAGTACCTTATTTAAGCCGCTCATGTCGACGTACGAGGCAGTGGTCGATGTAGGCGGTTGTCCAGGAGACATATCGACGTAGGAACTAGTATCGGTGGTGGCAGTAGAATATGATTGTGATTGTGATTGTGACTgtgaataagaagaagggGGAGAGGAAAGAGTAGCTGGAACGCTTTGTCTCGTAAAGTCTAATTCCATAAGATCTTCCATTCGCTCGGAGGCACCAGAACAACCAGAATTATGACCCCAAGAACTGGATAATAAGGGTGCtgaatttgatttatttgaaTTGGAATTATCCGAACTAGATGGCAAAGGAGTCGTAACTATATTAGCTAATCTGCAAAGTTCGGGTCTCTTTGAACGACTGCCTACAGAGAATGCTCTCACTCTACTTGCTTCCTGCTGAGTAATATCTAAtctaaaatttcaagaaaataaaagatcacattaaatttatatcatgTATATCTTGTATTAGACAAttcatttatcaataaaaGTATTCGATCGGTACCTATTTTTACGATGCTTATTAGTCGGTTCTGGTCTAGATCCAACTGAATATGCCCTAGTTGGTCTAGCTTGCAGATCTTCCCCTGGTGCAAGGAAGCTGGTTACTTTATCTAAGTGATATTCGGAGAAACGTAAATCTGTACTAGGTGTGCCGGAAGTTACGGAGCAACTGCTACCACCGTGTTGCGACATGTCATCCGGGAAATGACCATTATGACTGGTCGATGGATCCATATCTACATAACCATCATCGCCAACACGCGCCATTGGAACATAACCATCAGGTAAAACATTTGTCTCCTCCACGAGAGACGATGCGCGAGAATGGGAATGAGCTGTCGTCGCTGGACTCATCGGCATGTAAGCTGCACTACGTCCAGGACTCGAACCACAAGGACTATACATTTCTACATAGGAACTCTGCTGTCAAAAgattacatatatgcatatcaaAAAATTCTAAGAAAATAACTCaacttcgatatttatttgtagagtatttgtttaataaatttaagaaattacaataattcACCTGTGATGGAGAATGGGATTTAAAGTTTGACGAGTATTTATGATGCGAATGCGTCGTAGACCACGGAGCATAATCGTCACCATTCTCTTCTAAAATAACCGGCTCGTCAGGAGTCAAAGAATGACCGTATCTCGAGCCGGTACCTTCTTCTAAGATATTTTCACCACCATCCtccatagaaagagaagacccAGCTGAATCGGTCGAGCATGCTCCTGAGGCTGGACTGATCGGCATTGAAGAAACTGGCGGAGAATAAGATAGACCTCGTCCATACATAGAGTGAGGTCTTGGTACGTGAGATATGAAATGAGAACTTCTAGGATGACTCAAAACAACCGTGCCTGGATGACATTCGCTCGTTGTCCGAGCTCTTGATGGCAAACTGTCGCATCTGTCACGTCCGGTGGTACCTGGAAATATACTCGTTGTAATCATCCTCTGaagatgtttctttttcattaacgaACAGTATGAAAAGCCAATATCATCGTCCCAGCAACAGCAGCGGTTAGTTTATTCGCATATATCcatttgtacgtatatagttttatttattcatattgtttattagttagttatcttaaaatatatatttatatatgactCAAGCAATGAATAATGATTATAGTGAGGGGATAGGTAATATTACAATGCGCGGTGAAATCAAATGGAAGATATGTATCAGaataattcgaagaaatattcgacGAAGTCGTAGCTCGAAAATTGACGAGCAAGGAAGAGGTTTACAACGAATCGAAAGGAGAACGAAAAGCCTTCTTCTTTGCGGAGAATCGTGCATCTCCTGGCATGCAAGCGGAAGCTTACATCTATGGCCTTTCATCGAAATTCGAGTCACGAGTAATACATTACAACCGTGACTCAATGCGTTCATCACGAGCGTCAAATTGGATTGAAAACAGACAATAGAGTAGTGGCAGAACATtgaaatagaaggaaagaaagagagagacagagagagagagagagagagagagagagagagagagagagaaagagagagagagagatctctgACTGCTTTAACATATGACGAAACGAAAATACATACAGCGTAAAACAGATCTTTTGGATGATTGCGTTTGATTGATAATAACAGCAGCTAAGGGCAGCGACAGGGTTCTCTGATGGGATATTATTGCGGTTGTGGTTGTAGTGGTTGCGGTGGCGGTCGTTGTAATGGTGATGGTTGTCGTTGTAGTAGTTGTACTTGTTGTGACATGAGCGGATTGGGAATTATTGACGGAATGGGGATGACTTGCTACCGAATGACGACGTCTAGTAGCAGTGGCACAGTTGACATTAATCGAGGCAATCCCAGCAGTCCCAGCCCCGGTACCGGCAACGGCTGCAAACCACACAGCTCTCACTGTCGCACAACTACCATTTTTTTGCGTGCATTTCTTGTAAGTATCATCAGATACGTCATACATAACTCGCCGTGCTGTTAAGCCTGATTTTCGGACGTACGTTCAAACGTTACGATCGGTTAACGAAATCAATGACAATATTTCAAACGGTATAAGTAATCTTTGATAGCGAAAATGCCGAATTCTAAAATCATATTCGCTTGGATACTTAGAGTTGATATAGATGAAATtgaatataacataaaataattaagcCTCATTTATAAGATATACCTTTGCCCTTTCCGTTtgtgtatttacatatatgtgcaTTCATTAAACACCATACTGGAAATAACAATTGAATTGAAAAGTCATTGgaattattagtaatattcAATTTGGAAAACTAAaccaaaatttaatttgaccCATATGCACATGCTAGTTATGTTATTTTACCAAATACCacaatatatatgtgagaaaagagaatattatttcgtgTGTTTATCaagatttcaattattatataaataataatctattgtTGTTTCTTAGAAAAATGGTTGACCATTTTTAAAATACCCTATATGTTATAACCCGTATAGTTCCAAAattgtatatacaaatttcataCAAGcagaattgaaataaaagaaaatattaagagaATATCGTGCCACATTGTACGCGttatcgttcctttttttaatttgcaaaTCCCGTATAAAGAAAAGCATACAGCTACTGTGACAGAGAACAGACCCGTGAATGTATTGGAAGAAGTACTCTGAGATTGACTACACTGTGCGGGGGCAGAGGCAGTAGTGGTCTGTTCCTGCAACGGATCCACCTGTTCCTTGCACGTCCTTTGTTCCTCTGTAAAGCCCGCAACCCACTTGTGTTACTCTAAAGCTGAGTTCTTAAGAATACATATAGTGATTCagcttatattttataaaaaacaatttaaaatttgCACAGTTATGGTTTAAGTAAAGTAAGCGATGATATCCCAGAGGATACTTCACGTATCTAGAAAAAACGCTGTAAGAATCCTTAAAGTGCACAAGCCCGCAAATGAAGAATCATCTGCAAAGTAGATACGACATGGTGCACCTTAAAccatttagatatatttacatcGAGTAGAAGCACGTCTGACTAACAACTGACCACACTGAATAACCATAACTGACATTGTGAAATAAAGTTagctaaataataatatatgtatcaattACTCTGCTAGTTTGCTTACCTAGAGGCGAGAAGCTATGAAGTTTTTGCCCTGTATGCCGTCGTTGAAGCACAGAGATGGGTTTACTAGCTTCGTTCGCAGAGGAACTACGCATCCTTTGACGAGGCCCAACCTCGTCTTTACAGGTATTGGAATTACTCATTGCATTTAATATTGCAGCATGCATATTGTGCGCAATGTTATTATCTTCAGCTTCCATCCAAAATTCACCACCTCCCGTTACTGCGGATCGACCAACTTCCATATAAAAGATGCGTTCCATATAACCGCACCGCCTGATGCAGATTAACTgtagattaaattattaatctgtTAAGACTTTTCATGAGAATTCTAAAGAAATCAAGATTGCAATTATAATAacttatgaaaataaaatacttgatATATCTACTAAACAATCTAGAGGGACTTACAGAAAATTCAATGGAATCAGAGTTGCCTTGGGCTCCAATTTTTACTAGACTTAGAGTGCGATCTGTGAGACATAACCTATACGGtccattgatattttttcgttctccaAGTCCTTTCTTCTGCATAGTAACTTGCCACACATGTTCTGacaaaatacataataaaattaaaaaaatataatctgctataaattatgatatatcaaTGTGACTTTATCAATTagatagtttatatataaataattatttcaaacattgttcaggaaaataaatttatttatcattatttattaataatgaaatgttttgatcaaaacaaattaatgataaagaaCTAAACACAATGGAAcacaattttattgataattccAACGTGTGTGCGttgtaaacaaagaaaaaaaaaaaaaagatgtcgtaaaaattaattgtatcaTCGCAATAGCAAAAACAATCcttaaaatcgaaaaaaaatttgaagtgGCGGATATAAAGATGCGTAATTTCGTGCACAATTTTCGCGCTTTTCATAACGTATACACAGAACGTGCGCACGTTCAGAGCGATACGACAAAATACGAATCTGTatggggagaaaaaaaaaataaataaataacaaaattttttaccgAACGTGGGGCGAGGCTGTTCTCCGTCGGGAACATCGCCGCTCTGGAGGAGCAGCATTGCTTTTAACCACTCATTCAGTTCCTTTTCGTTGTCGAGAATCAAACAAAAGCATTCGTCCTTCGTGTACAACGCTATGACGTGCTTGTGCTTCGTGTCGACGCGCTTGTTGATATTGAAGCAGCTGTGCAGCAGGATGCTGCGTTTAGGCGACTGCTTGCTTTCGAACTTCTTCTTGCTGTCATAATATTCCAAACAAGCGGGATATCCCGGTGCCTCGCCCCTCAAGATAAAATACTTCTTCTTCAAGGTTTTCAGCTTTTTCAAATGTCCGCAGCATACAATTGGCCCACCTGAGGGGGAGACCAAACCTCTGTTGCCCGAAGACATTGCCTCNNNNNNNNNNNNNNNNNNNNNNNNNNNNNNNNNNNNNNNNNNNNNNNNNNNNNNNNNNNNNNNNNNNNNNNNNNNNNNNNNNNNNNNNNNNNNNNNNNNNNNNNNNNNNNNNNNNNNNNNNNNNNNNNNNNNNNNNNNNNNNNNNNNNNNNNNNNNNNNNNNNNNNNNNNctctctctctctctctctctctctctctctctctctctctctctttctcccccttaCATTTTACTTTCGAACGAACGTGTGGCTCGAACGTGCCGCGCGCTTCGATACTCGTAGCTCGCGCGGAAGTCCATCGTGCGCTCGGCAATGCGCTCGGCGGTGCACTTTGCTGTTAAGGATCAAGGCGAAATTATCGAGagcaaacgagagagagagagagcaagtgTTCCCACCCTAATACAGGCGTCAGGTGGAAACGCTCTCCGTCTTCGATTCTTCTACGTCAACGATCACAAAGTTGTCTAGTAAGAAAACGTCGTcctcgttgtttctttttgtgttttcGTCGCTTCTTGAATCGTCGTTTCGCGATCTAAACGTAACGATTAAAAGTAGGAGGATCT contains:
- the LOC122637625 gene encoding insulin receptor substrate 1 isoform X3 produces the protein MSSGNRGLVSPSGGPIVCCGHLKKLKTLKKKYFILRGEAPGYPACLEYYDSKKKFESKQSPKRSILLHSCFNINKRVDTKHKHVIALYTKDECFCLILDNEKELNEWLKAMLLLQSGDVPDGEQPRPTFEHVWQVTMQKKGLGERKNINGPYRLCLTDRTLSLVKIGAQGNSDSIEFSLICIRRCGYMERIFYMEVGRSAVTGGGEFWMEAEDNNIAHNMHAAILNAMSNSNTCKDEVGPRQRMRSSSANEASKPISVLQRRHTGQKLHSFSPLEEQRTCKEQVDPLQEQTTTASAPAQCSQSQSTSSNTFTGTTGRDRCDSLPSRARTTSECHPGTVVLSHPRSSHFISHVPRPHSMYGRGLSYSPPVSSMPISPASGACSTDSAGSSLSMEDGGENILEEGTGSRYGHSLTPDEPVILEENGDDYAPWSTTHSHHKYSSNFKSHSPSQQSSYVEMYSPCGSSPGRSAAYMPMSPATTAHSHSRASSLVEETNVLPDGYVPMARVGDDGYVDMDPSTSHNGHFPDDMSQHGGSSCSVTSGTPSTDLRFSEYHLDKVTSFLAPGEDLQARPTRAYSVGSRPEPTNKHRKNRLDITQQEASRVRAFSVGSRSKRPELCRLANIVTTPLPSSSDNSNSNKSNSAPLLSSSWGHNSGCSGASERMEDLMELDFTRQSVPATLSSPPSSYSQSQSQSQSYSTATTDTSSYVDMSPGQPPTSTTASYVDMSGLNKINRNNNNNSITANQNHSHIHVSSSASTHKPVITTLKPVEEAEGLYMKMDGNMEDWSLSGASPKQIPSPMQEDCIQTNGPPGGARTAPVDLPQPRRPPEGYVEMSFKARPSLEQDYINISMGMIGRNNRRVRVNSRKEKSRSQPIAIQAGSKPSKTPSFLPLNGSPTSESLASTPASPPRATPTGSSATIFPFSLNSPQSPIKPFTQKPDDSSRMDMNDSKNNDYDTTIDNTMKKVNNVNTVSMADTNNSLSKIINDEPPSPSTDPTRIISNSLSSQECSLSSLTKKFADLTVSKPRLVTASPNTSPTLSSFKTAVLQQKSSSPKFIDETPIQTPTSTPTPTPSPLDNEGYEKLQPGATVLHYASLDLPELANVAPVSPASVQEGFSYAEIDFTKLKQN
- the LOC122637625 gene encoding insulin receptor substrate 2 isoform X2, producing the protein MSSGNRGLVSPSGGPIVCCGHLKKLKTLKKKYFILRGEAPGYPACLEYYDSKKKFESKQSPKRSILLHSCFNINKRVDTKHKHVIALYTKDECFCLILDNEKELNEWLKAMLLLQSGDVPDGEQPRPTFEHVWQVTMQKKGLGERKNINGPYRLCLTDRTLSLVKIGAQGNSDSIEFSLICIRRCGYMERIFYMEVGRSAVTGGGEFWMEAEDNNIAHNMHAAILNAMSNSNTCKDEVGPRQRMRSSSANEASKPISVLQRRHTGQKLHSFSPLEEQRTCKEQVDPLQEQTTTASAPAQCSQSQSTSSNTFTAVAGTGAGTAGIASINVNCATATRRRHSVASHPHSVNNSQSAHVTTSTTTTTTTITITTTATATTTTTTAIISHQRTLSLPLAAVIINQTQSSKRSVLRCTTGRDRCDSLPSRARTTSECHPGTVVLSHPRSSHFISHVPRPHSMYGRGLSYSPPVSSMPISPASGACSTDSAGSSLSMEDGGENILEEGTGSRYGHSLTPDEPVILEENGDDYAPWSTTHSHHKYSSNFKSHSPSQSSYVEMYSPCGSSPGRSAAYMPMSPATTAHSHSRASSLVEETNVLPDGYVPMARVGDDGYVDMDPSTSHNGHFPDDMSQHGGSSCSVTSGTPSTDLRFSEYHLDKVTSFLAPGEDLQARPTRAYSVGSRPEPTNKHRKNRLDITQQEASRVRAFSVGSRSKRPELCRLANIVTTPLPSSSDNSNSNKSNSAPLLSSSWGHNSGCSGASERMEDLMELDFTRQSVPATLSSPPSSYSQSQSQSQSYSTATTDTSSYVDMSPGQPPTSTTASYVDMSGLNKINRNNNNNSITANQNHSHIHVSSSASTHKPVITTLKPVEEAEGLYMKMDGNMEDWSLSGASPKQIPSPMQEDCIQTNGPPGGARTAPVDLPQPRRPPEGYVEMSFKARPSLEQDYINISMGMIGRNNRRVRVNSRKEKSRSQPIAIQAGSKPSKTPSFLPLNGSPTSESLASTPASPPRATPTGSSATIFPFSLNSPQSPIKPFTQKPDDSSRMDMNDSKNNDYDTTIDNTMKKVNNVNTVSMADTNNSLSKIINDEPPSPSTDPTRIISNSLSSQECSLSSLTKKFADLTVSKPRLVTASPNTSPTLSSFKTAVLQQKSSSPKFIDETPIQTPTSTPTPTPSPLDNEGYEKLQPGATVLHYASLDLPELANVAPVSPASVQEGFSYAEIDFTKLKQN
- the LOC122637625 gene encoding insulin receptor substrate 1 isoform X1, which translates into the protein MSSGNRGLVSPSGGPIVCCGHLKKLKTLKKKYFILRGEAPGYPACLEYYDSKKKFESKQSPKRSILLHSCFNINKRVDTKHKHVIALYTKDECFCLILDNEKELNEWLKAMLLLQSGDVPDGEQPRPTFEHVWQVTMQKKGLGERKNINGPYRLCLTDRTLSLVKIGAQGNSDSIEFSLICIRRCGYMERIFYMEVGRSAVTGGGEFWMEAEDNNIAHNMHAAILNAMSNSNTCKDEVGPRQRMRSSSANEASKPISVLQRRHTGQKLHSFSPLEEQRTCKEQVDPLQEQTTTASAPAQCSQSQSTSSNTFTAVAGTGAGTAGIASINVNCATATRRRHSVASHPHSVNNSQSAHVTTSTTTTTTTITITTTATATTTTTTAIISHQRTLSLPLAAVIINQTQSSKRSVLRCTTGRDRCDSLPSRARTTSECHPGTVVLSHPRSSHFISHVPRPHSMYGRGLSYSPPVSSMPISPASGACSTDSAGSSLSMEDGGENILEEGTGSRYGHSLTPDEPVILEENGDDYAPWSTTHSHHKYSSNFKSHSPSQQSSYVEMYSPCGSSPGRSAAYMPMSPATTAHSHSRASSLVEETNVLPDGYVPMARVGDDGYVDMDPSTSHNGHFPDDMSQHGGSSCSVTSGTPSTDLRFSEYHLDKVTSFLAPGEDLQARPTRAYSVGSRPEPTNKHRKNRLDITQQEASRVRAFSVGSRSKRPELCRLANIVTTPLPSSSDNSNSNKSNSAPLLSSSWGHNSGCSGASERMEDLMELDFTRQSVPATLSSPPSSYSQSQSQSQSYSTATTDTSSYVDMSPGQPPTSTTASYVDMSGLNKINRNNNNNSITANQNHSHIHVSSSASTHKPVITTLKPVEEAEGLYMKMDGNMEDWSLSGASPKQIPSPMQEDCIQTNGPPGGARTAPVDLPQPRRPPEGYVEMSFKARPSLEQDYINISMGMIGRNNRRVRVNSRKEKSRSQPIAIQAGSKPSKTPSFLPLNGSPTSESLASTPASPPRATPTGSSATIFPFSLNSPQSPIKPFTQKPDDSSRMDMNDSKNNDYDTTIDNTMKKVNNVNTVSMADTNNSLSKIINDEPPSPSTDPTRIISNSLSSQECSLSSLTKKFADLTVSKPRLVTASPNTSPTLSSFKTAVLQQKSSSPKFIDETPIQTPTSTPTPTPSPLDNEGYEKLQPGATVLHYASLDLPELANVAPVSPASVQEGFSYAEIDFTKLKQN
- the LOC122637625 gene encoding insulin receptor substrate 1 isoform X4, with translation MSSGNRGLVSPSGGPIVCCGHLKKLKTLKKKYFILRGEAPGYPACLEYYDSKKKFESKQSPKRSILLHSCFNINKRVDTKHKHVIALYTKDECFCLILDNEKELNEWLKAMLLLQSGDVPDGEQPRPTFEHVWQVTMQKKGLGERKNINGPYRLCLTDRTLSLVKIGAQGNSDSIEFSLICIRRCGYMERIFYMEVGRSAVTGGGEFWMEAEDNNIAHNMHAAILNAMSNSNTCKDEVGPRQRMRSSSANEASKPISVLQRRHTGQKLHSFSPLGTTGRDRCDSLPSRARTTSECHPGTVVLSHPRSSHFISHVPRPHSMYGRGLSYSPPVSSMPISPASGACSTDSAGSSLSMEDGGENILEEGTGSRYGHSLTPDEPVILEENGDDYAPWSTTHSHHKYSSNFKSHSPSQQSSYVEMYSPCGSSPGRSAAYMPMSPATTAHSHSRASSLVEETNVLPDGYVPMARVGDDGYVDMDPSTSHNGHFPDDMSQHGGSSCSVTSGTPSTDLRFSEYHLDKVTSFLAPGEDLQARPTRAYSVGSRPEPTNKHRKNRLDITQQEASRVRAFSVGSRSKRPELCRLANIVTTPLPSSSDNSNSNKSNSAPLLSSSWGHNSGCSGASERMEDLMELDFTRQSVPATLSSPPSSYSQSQSQSQSYSTATTDTSSYVDMSPGQPPTSTTASYVDMSGLNKINRNNNNNSITANQNHSHIHVSSSASTHKPVITTLKPVEEAEGLYMKMDGNMEDWSLSGASPKQIPSPMQEDCIQTNGPPGGARTAPVDLPQPRRPPEGYVEMSFKARPSLEQDYINISMGMIGRNNRRVRVNSRKEKSRSQPIAIQAGSKPSKTPSFLPLNGSPTSESLASTPASPPRATPTGSSATIFPFSLNSPQSPIKPFTQKPDDSSRMDMNDSKNNDYDTTIDNTMKKVNNVNTVSMADTNNSLSKIINDEPPSPSTDPTRIISNSLSSQECSLSSLTKKFADLTVSKPRLVTASPNTSPTLSSFKTAVLQQKSSSPKFIDETPIQTPTSTPTPTPSPLDNEGYEKLQPGATVLHYASLDLPELANVAPVSPASVQEGFSYAEIDFTKLKQN